GCAGCGCGGGGTGAACGGGCAGCCGGCCGGCAGGTTGAGCAGGGACGGCGGGCTGCCGGTGATGGGCGTGAGCTTCTGCCGCTCACCACGGTCGACCCGCGGCAGCGATCCGAGCAGGCCCACCGTGTAAGGCATCCGGGGCCGGTAGTAGATGTCGTCGACGTCGCCGTATTCCACCGGGCGTCCGGCGTACATCACCAGGACGCGGTCGGCCATCCCGGCCACGACGCCGAGGTCGTGGGTGATCAGGATGATGGCGGCGTGGGTCTCCGCCTGCGCAGTACGCAGCGTCTCGAGCACCTGCGCCTGGACCGTCACGTCGAGCGCGGTCGTCGGCTCGTCGGCGATGATCACGTCGGGACCGTTGGCCATCGCGATCGCGATCACCACGCGCTGCCGCATGCCGCCGGAGAACTCGTGCGGATACTGGTTGACCCGGTCCTTGGCGTTGGGGATGCCGACGAGGTCGAGCAGGTCGATGGACCGGCGTTGGGCGTCCTTGTCGGACAGCCCGTGGTCGTGCACCTTCAGGGCCTCCGCCAGCTGCACGCCGATCTTGTAGACCGGGTTGAGCGAGGTCATCGGGTCCTGGAACACCATCGAGATCCCCAGGCCGCGGACCCCGCTCATCGCCCGGTCGTTGAGCCCGAGGAGCTCACGACCGCGGAACTTCACCGATCCGGTGACCCGGGCCGTCTTGGGCAGCAGGCCCATGACCGCGAGCGACGTGACCGACTTGCCGGAACCTGACTCGCCCACGATTCCGAGAACCTCGCCGGGCTCCAACTTGTAGGAGACACCGCGGACGGCGTGGACGACGCCGTCGTCGGTCGGAAACCGGACCTCCAGATTGTCGACATCGAGGATCGTCGACGACGTCTCGAGCCGCTCCCCCTCGTGCATGTCGAGGAGCTCTGCCATCAGGCCCTCACCCTCTGCTGGGTCGGGTCGAGCGCGTCACGCAAACCGTCTCCGATGAAGTTGACCGTCAGCACCAGAAGGATGATGACGAAGCCGGGGAAGTAGAACAGCCACGGCCGGGTCTGCGAAGCCGCGACCCCGTCCTGGATCAAGGTACCCAGGGAAACGTCGGGCGGGGTGATGCCGAAGCCCAGGAAGGACAGCGACGCCTCGGTAATGATCGCCAGCGCGAAGGTGAGGGTCGCGTCGACGATGATCGGACCGAGGGCGTTGGGCAACAGATGCCGCATGATGATCCGCTTGTCGGTCGCCCCGAGCGCCCGGGCCGCCTCGACGTACTCCCGCTCCCGAAGGGAGAGGAAGACGCTGCGGACCAGCCGGGCCGTGAGGCCGGCGCCGAGCCCACCGATGATCAGGGCGATGATCCACCAGCTGCCGCCGGTGATCTTCTGCAGTACCGCGATGAAGACGAACAGCGGCAGGGTGAGGAGTACGTCGACGGCCCGCATCAAGGTCGCGTCGAGCTTGCCCCGGTAATAACCGGAGAACGCGCCGATGAGCACTCCGGTGGTCTCACCGACGATCATCGCCAGCGCCGACACCTTGATCGACGTCTGGGTGCCGCGGAGTACCTCGGCGAAAACGTCGTGGCCGAGCGAGTCGGTCCCGAACGGGTGCGCCCACGAGGGCGCCGCCGACAGCGTGTTAGTGATCGAGTTGTACTGGTACTTCCAGAAGAACGGGACGATGAAGGCGGCCAGCAGCATCAGGACGAAGACGACCAGACTCCCGACCGCGAGCTTGTGCGCGAAGAAACGGCGGGTCACCATCTGCCGCTGGGTGCGGGCCTTGACGGTGAATTCGCGCTCGGGCTGCGCCCCGACCGACGTCGATGCCGGGGTGACCGGTGTGCTTGTCATGACGCGGATCCTTCTCCGGTGAGACGAGCCGCCCAACTAGCCAAGGCGGATCCTCGGGTCTAGCGCGGCGTAGAGGATATCCGCAATGAGATTGAATAACACGACACCCACCGCCGCCACCAGGAGCCAGGCCAACGTGGTGTTGATGTCGGTGCGGTTCAAGGCCGTGATGAGGTATTCCCCCATCCCATGCCAGTCGAACACCGTTTCGGTGATCACCGCGCCTCCGATGATCGCGCCGAACCCGATTGCCACGACCGTCGTGAGCGGGATCAGCGCGGTGCGCAGGCCGTGCTTGATCAGCACCCGCCGCCACGGCACGCCCTTGGCCCGGGCCAGGCGGATGTAGTCGGAGTTGAGTACGTCGAGCATCGTGGCGCGCTGATAGCGGCTCCACGCGGCGTAACTCAGCAGTGCCAGCGAGATCGTGGGCAGGATGAGGTGGCTTGCGCGGTCGGAGAGGTTTGCGAAGAATCCGCCGTTGAAGCCCGGTGTCTGCTCGCCCGAGACTGAGAAGATCGTGCTGCCGGCCGCGGTATTAGCCCGGATCGCGACGTCCTTTAACAGCCCGGCAAACCAGAATGTCGGGATCGAGATCAGTAAGAACCCGAATAAGGTCGTTGAGTAATCGATGAAGCTGTACTGCTTCACCGCCGACACCACACCCGAGATCACCGCTAGGACCAGGGCCAGCAGGCTGGCCAGGATGACGAGCCTGAGGGTCACACCGAGCCGCTGGAACAGCTGCGGCCGGACCGCGTTGCCGTCGATGTCCTTGCCGAAGTTGCCGCGCACGACGTTGCCCAGCCAATAGGCGTAGCGCACCGGAATCGGCTCATTGAGGTGGAGCTGGTTCTCCAGTGCCTTGATGGTCGACGGAGGCGGCGGAGGCTGCCTGGTCTGCAGGGTCGCGAGGGGATTCCCGCTGTTCGCCGCCATCACGAAGACCAGGAAGGTGCTCACGATGAGGACGAGCACGGCGACGACGAGTCGCCGGATGATGAAGGGCAACATTGCCAGACCTTCCGACTCCGCGGGATCAGGCTACCTCCGCGTAGGTGGCCGTGCGGTCGGTCCACCGTACGTGAGCGCTCCCGGCGGGGGCTGGCAGCCCCCGCCGGGAGCACCGGAGAGTTCCATTGAACCTGACTTGGTCGATTCTGCTACTTGACCGACCAGGTCTCGGAGTTCCACAACGGGCCCTGCGAGGACGCATTGTCAGAGATCCCGCTGTAGTTGTTGCTGTAGGAGATCACAGTGGGCTTCTGATACAGCGGCAGGGTGAACATGTCGCCCCACAGCAGCTTGTCCACCTGGTTCCAGAGCGCGATCGCGGCGCTCGGGTCAGTAGTAACGACGGCCTTGTTCATCAGCTTGTCGACGGCCGGGTCACACCCCAGGGTGTAGTTCTGCTGCTCCTGCGCCCGGGAATTGTGCGGCGCACAGGCGTAGATCGACTTGTTTTGGCTCAAGGCCGGCGTCGCCACCCAGGCGAACAGGTTCAGATCCCAGTCCCCGGCCGCCGTGGCGCCCTGGGTCTTGTAGTCGCCGAAGAACGTGTCCGCATCCACCTGCTTGGGCTGCAGGTTGATGCCGATTGCCTTCAGCTGGCTCTGAACGAAGACCTCGGTGTCCTTGCGCAGCGCGTTGTTGGTCGTCGTACCCATGGTCAGGCTGACGGCCTTGCCGTTCTTGGTGAGCGAGCTGCCCTGGTACTTGTAGCCGGCGCCTTCGAGCAGCTGCTTGGCCTTGGCGACGTTCCGGCTGTTGTACTGGGGAGGCGCGTTGTCCTGGTAGCCCGGCTGGTTGTTGACGAAGATCCGGTTGTTCAGAGGCTTGATGCGGTTGTCGAACTGACCGGCGGTCCGGGCGACGAGCGCATTCCGGTCGATCGCCAGCGCGATCGCCTGTCGCACCGCCTTGTCCTTCAGGTACGGATTCTCGACGTTGAAGTCGATGTGCTCGAAGCTCAGCCCGAGGCTCGTCGTCGTGGTGATGTTGGGAACCTTCTTCAGCAGCGAGATCAGGTCGAGCTGCGGCTGGGGGTAGATCATCTGGGTCTCGTTGTTCTGCATATCCTGCGCCAACGAGGTGGAGTCGGTTCCGACCGTCTTGTAGATGAGCTTCGACAGCTTCGGCTTGGTGCCCCAGTACTTGTCATTGGGCGTCAGTGTGAAGGTCTGATTGGTCTTGTCGACCGCGCTCATCTTCCACGGGCCGCCCGAGATCGGCAGCGGCTTGTTGGCCGGCCAGCCGGTGTTGAAGGCCTTGCACGTCGCCGCCGGCGAGGACTGCATGAACAGGTGTGCCGGGAGCAAAGTGGAGAAGAGGCTCTGGTAGTCCGGGAACGGCGTGCTGTAGACCATCGTGACGGTGTGGCCACCATCGCTGCCGGTCACCGACTTGATCAAGTTGTAGTTGCCGGCGATGGTTTGGCAGGCATTGTCGCCGAGCTTGCTGCCGCTGCCACCGTAGGTCGTGTCGTCGGGGTTGTTGACCTTCCAGTTGAAGATGAAGTCGTCGGCGTTGATCGGCTTGCCGTCGCTCCACACCGCCTTCGGATTGATCTTGTACTGCACGGTGAACGGATTCTGGCTGGTCACCTTCGGCGTCTCTGAAAGCAACTCAGAGTCCGCCTGGTACTTGAACTTTGGATTGGTGTAGAAGGCGGACGGCAGAATCCGCACGATGCCGTTGGCGGTTGCGGTCAGGTTTCCCGCGCTGATGTCGGGCTGCCAGTTGGCCGGGAACTGGTCGGCGCCGTAGATGAGCTGGTTGCTCTTCTTCTGCGAACTGGCTGTATTACCGGCACATGCCGACAGCACGATCGCGCCCACGGCGGCCGATGCCACAAGCACCGCGCCCTTGCGACTGAAACTCACGACTGGGGGCCTCCTCATCTCCGCACTTGCGGAGAGAACACGACGGATCGCCGGGATTGCCGGCTGCGGGGAGACCGTACCTAGCGCGAGGCCCCGTACCGGACCGACAGACCACATCGTGATCAATCAGTGACCCCGATCTTGACCCAACCGTGACGCGTGCCTGCGAGCGGTCGAATCACCCTTGCGCCAGACGGATCAGCCCGCGTGGGGCCGACGGCCGCGCAGCTTCGCCCGCTCCTGTGCCGGGAGGACCACCTTGCGGAGCCGCACCATCCCGGGGGTCACCTCGACACATTCGTCCTCCCGGCAGAACTCCAGGGCCTGCTCGAGGGACAGGACCCGATGCGGAATCAGCCGCTCGAGCTCCTCGCTCGTGGACGACCGCATATTGGTGAGCTTCTTCTCCTTGGTGGGGTTGACGTCCATGTCGTCGGCCCGGGCGTTCTCGCCGACAATCATCCCCTCGTACACCTCGGTCGTCGGACCGACGAACATCGTCCCCCGCTCCTGCAGGTTGAACAGGGCGTACGACGTCACGGCACCGCTGCGGTCGGCGACCAGCGACCCGGTCGGCCGGGTACGCAGGTCGCCGGCCCACGGCTCGTAACGCTCGAAGACGTGGTGCAACAGACCGGTGCCCCGCGTCTCGGTGAGGAACTCGGTCCGGAAGCCGATCAGGCCGCGCGCAGGGACGACGTACTCCATCCGGATCCACCCGGTGCCATGGTTGACCATCTGCTCCAGGCGCCCCTTGCGCAGCGCCAGCAACTGGGTCAGGACACCGAGATAGTCCTCGGGTACGTCGATGGTCAGCCGCTCCACCGGCTCGTGCAGCGTCCCGTCGATCGTGCGGGTGACGACCTGCGGCTTGCCGACGGTCAGCTCGAACCCTTCCCGTCGCATGATCTCGACGAGGACGGCGAGCTGCAGTTCGCCGCGGCCCTGCACCTCCCACGTGTCCGGGCGCTCGGTGGGGAGCACCCGGATCGAGACGTTGCCGACCAGCTCCGCGTCGAGCCGGTTGGTCACCAACCGGGCGGTGAGCTTGTTGCCGGACCGGCCGGACAGCGGCGAGGTGTTGATGCCGACGGTCATCGACAGGGACGGCTCGTCGACGGTGATCACCGGCAGCGGGCGGGGATCGTCGGGGTCGGCGAGAGTCTCGCCGATGGTGATGTCCGGGATCCCGGCGATGGCGATGATGTCGCCCGGGCCGGCCTCGTCGACCGGAACCCGGTCCAGCGCTTGCGTCATCAGCATCTCGGTCAGCTTGACCCGGGACACCGTGCCGTCGGTGCGGCACCATGCCACCTGCTGCCCCTTCCGCATCCGGCCGTTGCGAACCCGGCACAGGGCGAGCCGGCCCAGATAGGGCGAGGCGTCGAGGTTGGTGACATGCGCCTGCAAGGGGGCGTCGGCGTCGTAGGAGGGCGCCGGCACCGTGTCGAGGATCACGTCGAAGAGCTCGCCGAGGTTCTCGGCGTCCGGCGAGGTGCCGTCGTCCGGGCGCTTCCTCGACGCCTTCCCGCTGCGGGCCTCGCAGTAGACGATCGGGAAGTCCAGGGCGGAGGCGTCCGGAGACTCGTCGAGCAGGTCGATGAACAGTTCGTAGGTCTCGTCCACGACCGCCCCGATCCGGGCGTCCGGCCGGTCGACCTTGTTGATCACCAGCACCACCGGCAGCCGTTTGGCCAGCGCCTTCCGCAGCACGAACCGGGTCTGCGGGAGCGGGCCCTCGCTCGCGTCGACGAGAAGCAGAACCCCGTCGACCATGGACAAGGCGCGCTCGACCTCGCCGCCGAAGTCGGCGTGACCCGGGGTGTCCAGGATGTTGATCGTCACCGGGTGTGACGGGTCGACGGCGTAGCGGACCGCCGTGTTCTTGGCCAGGATCGTGATGCCCTTTTCCCGCTCGAGGTCCATCGAGTCGAGCACCCGGTCGTCCACCGCCTGGTTGTCGCGGAAGGCTCCGGACTGCCACAACATCGCGTCGACCAGCGTGGTCTTGCCGTGGTCGACATGGGCGATGATCGCGACGTTGCGCAGATCGTCACGAGTGGGCACGTGGGCTCCCGGGAGAAGTGGGTGTGGGGGACGTCACGGCGCGGGAACCGCGCCCGACGACACCATGGTAAGTGGAGCGGAGGGCCGCCACCCCCGCCGCGCGCGACGATCACGCGCGGGGCATGCTTGACCGCGTCATCGAGGAGGACAGGAGACCCATGGCCACCGATACCAGGACGTCGGAACCCTCCGGGGCGTCGTCCGGGGGTTCAGGCGTCAACGCCCCGGGCCGGGCCCGGATCGGGGTCCGGACGCTGCGGACCGACCAATGGTGGCGGCAGCCGCTGCTCAACGGCGGCATCCTGGCGGTCTGCGGTGCCTACCTGCTCTATGCGGTGCTCGTGAACAATAACTACTTCTGGGAGCCCTACATCTCCCCGATGTACTCCCCGTGCATCACCGCCAACTGCGTCCCGGGCAGCGGCTGGCACTGGCTGCCCAGCATCGCGCCGGTCACACCGGCATTGATCATCATCATCTTCCCGGCCGGGCTGCGGGCCACCTGTTACTACTATCGCAAGGCCTACTACCGGGCGTTCTGGTTCGCTCCGCCCGCCTGCGCCGTGGCCGAGCCGCACGGCAAGTACACCGGCGAGAGCAGGTTCCCGCTGGTCCTGCAGAACGTGCACCGCTACTTCTTCTACATCACCCTCGCGTTCAACGCCCTCCTGACCTACGACGCGGTGATCGCCTTCCGCAACCACCAGGGTCAGTGGGGCCACATGGGCTTCGGGACCCTCGTCCTCATCGTCAACGCCGCGCTCCTGTGGCTCTACAACCTCTCCTGCCACGCCTGCCGGCACGTGGTCGGCGGCCGGATCAAGCACTTCTCCAAGCACCCGGTCCGATACTGGATGTGGACCCAGATCTCGAAGCTGAATGGCAAGCACCAGCAGATCGCGTGGGCTTCCCTGGTGTTCGTGACCCTGACCGACGTCTACGTACGGCTGGTCGCGAGCGGCACCATCAGCGACCCCCGATTCTTCTAGGAGCGACATCGTGAGTGAGCTGGAGCGATGGAGCTACGACGTCCTGATCATCGGCGCGGGCGGATCGGGGCTGCGGGCCGCCATCGAGGCGCGTGAGCAGGGCAAGCGGACCGCGATCATCTGCAAGTCGCTGTTCGGAAAGGCCCACACGGTCATGGCCGAGGGCGGCATCGCGGCGTCGATGGGCAACTCCAACCCGCGCGACAGCTGGCAGGTGCATTTCCGCGACACGATGCGCGGCGGCAAGTTCCTCAACAACTACCGGATGGCCGAGCTGCACGCGAAGGAGGCGCCGGAGCGGGTCTGGGAGCTCGAGACCTACGGCGCGCTTTTCGACCGCACCCCGGACGGCCGGATCAGCCAGCGCAACTTCGGCGGCCACGAATACGCCCGGCTCGCCCACGTCGGCGACCGCACCGGGCTCGAGCTCATCCGCACCATGCAGCAGAAGATCGTGTCGCTGCAACAGGAGGACGAGCGCGACCGCGGCGACGCCGAAGCGATGATCAAGGTCTTCGCCGAGTGCTCGATCACCGATCTGCTGCACGACGGCGACCGGGTGGCCGGTGCCTTCGGTTACTGGCGGGAGAGCGGCCGGTTCGTGGTCTTCGACGCGCCGGCGGTGGTGATCGCGACCGGCGGGATCGGCAAGTCCTTCAAGGTCACCAGCAACTCCTGGGAGTACACCGGCGACGGCCATGCGCTCGCCCTGCGGGCCGGCTCGACGCTGATCAACATGGAGTTCGTGCAGTTCCACCCCACGGGCATGATCTGGCCGCCGTCGGTCAAGGGCATCCTCGTGACCGAGTCGGTCCGCGGCGACGGCGGGGTGTTGCGCAACGCCGAGGGCAAGCGCTTCATGTTCGACTACGTCCCGGACGTCTTCCGGTCGCAGTACGCCGACACCGAGGACGAAGCCGACCGGTGGTACGAGGACCCGGACCACAACCGGCGGCCCCCCGAGCTGCTGCCGCGCGACGAGGTCGCCCGGGCTATCAACTCCGAGGTGAAGGAAGGGCGGGGCACCGAGCACGGCGGCGTCTTCCTCGACATCGCCTCCCGCCGCTCCCCCGAGTTCATTCACAAGCGGCTGCCGTCGATGTTCCACCAGTTCAAGGAGCTGGCCGACGTCGACATCACCAAGGAGCCCATGGAGATCGGCCCGACCTGCCATTACGTGATGGGTGGGGTCGAGGTCGACCCGGACACCGGGGCGGCCGCCCGGGTGCCCGGGCTCTTCGCGGCGGGCGAGGCCTCCGGCGGAATGCACGGGTCCAACCGGCTGGGCGGCAACTCGCTGTCCGACCTGCTGGTCTTCGGCCGCCGGGCCGGGCTGGGCGCCGCGGCCTACGTCGAATCACTCGGTGACGACCGGCCGAAGGTCTCCGACCCGGAGATCGCATCGGCCCAGCAGACCGCGGTGGCTCCGTTCGAGTCCGACGGCGGCGAGAACCCGTACACGCTGCACCAGGAACTGCAGCAGACCATGAACGACCTGGTCGGCATCATCCGGCGGGAAGAGGAGATGCGCGACGCACTCGAGCGCCTCGAAAAGCTCCAGGACCGGGCCCGGCGGCTCAGCGTCGAAGGCCACCGGCAGTTCAACCCGGGCTGGCACCTCGCACTCGACCTGCGCAACATGCTCGCCGCCTCGGAATGCGTGGCACGCGCGGCGCTGGAACGTGAGGAGAGCCGCGGCGGGCACACCCGCGACGACTACGCCGACATGCGGCCGGAGTGGCGGAAGGTCAACGTCGTCTGCTCGCTCGAGGACGACCGCCTGCGGGTCGACCAGCAGCCGGTACCCGAGATCCCCCTGGAGCTGTTGTCGTTGTTCGAGCGGTCCGAGCTGTCGAAGTACATGACCGATGAGGAGCTTTCGGCTCTGCCGGAAGGGAGCGACGCCTGATGGCCTCCTACAAGGCCCAGTTCCGGATCTGGCGAGGGGACGCCGAGAGCGGCGGCCTGCAGGACTTCACCGTCGAGGTCAACGACGGCGAGGTCGTCCTCGACGTCATCCACCGGCTGCAGGCGACCCAGACACCCGACCTCGCCGTCCGGTGGAACTGCAAGGCCGGCAAGTGCGGGTCGTGCAGCGCGGAGATCAACGGCCGGCCCCGGCTGATGTGCATGAGCCGGATGAACAACTTCACGCCGGAGGAGACCGTCACGGTCACGCCGCTGCGCGCGTTCCCGGTGATCCGCGACCTGGTGACCGACGTGTCGTTCAACTACGAGAAGGCGCGTCAGATCCCGTCGTTCCAGCCACCGCCGGAGCTCAAGCCGGGCGAATACCGGATGGCGCAGGTCGACGTCGAGCGGTCACAGGAGTTCCGCAAGTGCATCGAGTGCTTCCTGTGTCAGGACACGTGTCACGTGGTCCGCGACCACGAGGAGAACAAGGAGTCCTTCGCCGGCCCGCGCTACCTCATGCGGATCGCCGAGCTCGACATGCACCCGCTCGACCAGATGGATCGCCGGAAGCAGGCGCAGGACGAGCACGGTCTCGGCTTCTGCAACATCACGAAGTGCTGCACCGAAGTGTGCCCCGAAGGCATCCACATCACCGACAACGCGCTCATCCCGATGAAGGAGCGGGTCGTTGACCGCAAGTACGACCCGCTGGTGTGGCTGGGGAGCAAGATCGGACGCCGCGAGGGTGCGGCCCCGATCGAGGAGCCGCCACCGGTGCGCCGCGCCCCCGCTCCGGCCGCGCAGGCCGCGCAGGCCGCGGCCGGCACGATGAACGTCTCGGAGTTCACCTCGGAGCTGCAGGGCGCGCTCTCGCCGTTCGGAGAGGGCCCGGAGTTGCCCCTACCCACGGACTCGCTGTCCTACGAGCACCCGGGGCCCGAGGACCGGCCCAACCTCTGACCGCCGCCGGCGCGGATCGCGCCGGTCAGGAACCCTCGAGCAACCGGCGCAGATCCGGGACGAGCGCTCGGTCGGCCGGCAACCAGTCGGTGCCGTCGATCTGGTCGGCCGTGAGCCAGCGCAGCGCGCGGTGCTCCCGGGCCGTCGGGCGGCCGGACAGGATCCGCGCCGACCACACCTGCAGCCGCGTCCCGTCGGTGCCGATCGGGACGTCGCCGCCCACCCGGTGACCGGCGGTGACCTCGATGCCGAGCTCCTCGCGGCACTCCCGGCGCAGCGCGTCGAGGGACGACTCCCCCGCCTCGACCTTTCCGCCGGGCAGCTCCCAGCCGCCGGCGTCTCCGGCCGGATAGGAACGCTGGGCGGCGAGCAACCGCCCGCCGTCGAGCAGCGCCACCGCGACCACGACCCGCCCGCCGACGACGCCGAGACCGTCGCCACCGGCGAGCCGCCGGAGGCGGCGGCCACGGTCCAGCAGCAGACGCAGTGCCGGGCGGCGGAGGATGAACGCGTCGACGGCCGCGCCGAGCGCCCCGCCCCGGCTCCGCCACTCCAACTCGTCCGTGACGAGAGTGCCGGCGCCCGTACTGGCGAAGGACTGGCGATAACGGAGCACCCGCCACGGACCACGCTCGAGCTCCAGCAGGAGCTGACTCGGCGCAACGCACTCGGCCACAGCCATCGACGTACGCGGCCGGACGATCCCCCTCGAAGGCCGGAGCAGCAGGCGGTCTCCGTGCACAAGCAGACCCCGGGTCACACCCGGCGCGATCGGCCGAAGACGGTCGCCGACGAAGCCGCCGACATCGCGAGCGGCGTCGAAGACGGCCGCTCGCGGGGCGACCACGATCGTGGAGGTCCGGACCACGGGCACCCGTTCACGATGACAGACCTGCCAGACGCACCGTTTCCGGCCCGAGGCCGTACGGTGGTGCACATCGGACGGAGGCTGATCTTCATGGCGC
The Mycobacteriales bacterium genome window above contains:
- a CDS encoding ABC transporter permease — encoded protein: MLPFIIRRLVVAVLVLIVSTFLVFVMAANSGNPLATLQTRQPPPPPSTIKALENQLHLNEPIPVRYAYWLGNVVRGNFGKDIDGNAVRPQLFQRLGVTLRLVILASLLALVLAVISGVVSAVKQYSFIDYSTTLFGFLLISIPTFWFAGLLKDVAIRANTAAGSTIFSVSGEQTPGFNGGFFANLSDRASHLILPTISLALLSYAAWSRYQRATMLDVLNSDYIRLARAKGVPWRRVLIKHGLRTALIPLTTVVAIGFGAIIGGAVITETVFDWHGMGEYLITALNRTDINTTLAWLLVAAVGVVLFNLIADILYAALDPRIRLG
- a CDS encoding ABC transporter ATP-binding protein, whose protein sequence is MAELLDMHEGERLETSSTILDVDNLEVRFPTDDGVVHAVRGVSYKLEPGEVLGIVGESGSGKSVTSLAVMGLLPKTARVTGSVKFRGRELLGLNDRAMSGVRGLGISMVFQDPMTSLNPVYKIGVQLAEALKVHDHGLSDKDAQRRSIDLLDLVGIPNAKDRVNQYPHEFSGGMRQRVVIAIAMANGPDVIIADEPTTALDVTVQAQVLETLRTAQAETHAAIILITHDLGVVAGMADRVLVMYAGRPVEYGDVDDIYYRPRMPYTVGLLGSLPRVDRGERQKLTPITGSPPSLLNLPAGCPFTPRCPMRKANCETDEPELKPVDGVQHLAACHYSNELMERDLTPDEIFAVTAADESSVPVEAETPGPQSAAS
- a CDS encoding NUDIX domain-containing protein; translation: MPVVRTSTIVVAPRAAVFDAARDVGGFVGDRLRPIAPGVTRGLLVHGDRLLLRPSRGIVRPRTSMAVAECVAPSQLLLELERGPWRVLRYRQSFASTGAGTLVTDELEWRSRGGALGAAVDAFILRRPALRLLLDRGRRLRRLAGGDGLGVVGGRVVVAVALLDGGRLLAAQRSYPAGDAGGWELPGGKVEAGESSLDALRRECREELGIEVTAGHRVGGDVPIGTDGTRLQVWSARILSGRPTAREHRALRWLTADQIDGTDWLPADRALVPDLRRLLEGS
- a CDS encoding fumarate reductase/succinate dehydrogenase flavoprotein subunit, with product MSELERWSYDVLIIGAGGSGLRAAIEAREQGKRTAIICKSLFGKAHTVMAEGGIAASMGNSNPRDSWQVHFRDTMRGGKFLNNYRMAELHAKEAPERVWELETYGALFDRTPDGRISQRNFGGHEYARLAHVGDRTGLELIRTMQQKIVSLQQEDERDRGDAEAMIKVFAECSITDLLHDGDRVAGAFGYWRESGRFVVFDAPAVVIATGGIGKSFKVTSNSWEYTGDGHALALRAGSTLINMEFVQFHPTGMIWPPSVKGILVTESVRGDGGVLRNAEGKRFMFDYVPDVFRSQYADTEDEADRWYEDPDHNRRPPELLPRDEVARAINSEVKEGRGTEHGGVFLDIASRRSPEFIHKRLPSMFHQFKELADVDITKEPMEIGPTCHYVMGGVEVDPDTGAAARVPGLFAAGEASGGMHGSNRLGGNSLSDLLVFGRRAGLGAAAYVESLGDDRPKVSDPEIASAQQTAVAPFESDGGENPYTLHQELQQTMNDLVGIIRREEEMRDALERLEKLQDRARRLSVEGHRQFNPGWHLALDLRNMLAASECVARAALEREESRGGHTRDDYADMRPEWRKVNVVCSLEDDRLRVDQQPVPEIPLELLSLFERSELSKYMTDEELSALPEGSDA
- a CDS encoding ABC transporter family substrate-binding protein, which gives rise to MWSVGPVRGLALGTVSPQPAIPAIRRVLSASAEMRRPPVVSFSRKGAVLVASAAVGAIVLSACAGNTASSQKKSNQLIYGADQFPANWQPDISAGNLTATANGIVRILPSAFYTNPKFKYQADSELLSETPKVTSQNPFTVQYKINPKAVWSDGKPINADDFIFNWKVNNPDDTTYGGSGSKLGDNACQTIAGNYNLIKSVTGSDGGHTVTMVYSTPFPDYQSLFSTLLPAHLFMQSSPAATCKAFNTGWPANKPLPISGGPWKMSAVDKTNQTFTLTPNDKYWGTKPKLSKLIYKTVGTDSTSLAQDMQNNETQMIYPQPQLDLISLLKKVPNITTTTSLGLSFEHIDFNVENPYLKDKAVRQAIALAIDRNALVARTAGQFDNRIKPLNNRIFVNNQPGYQDNAPPQYNSRNVAKAKQLLEGAGYKYQGSSLTKNGKAVSLTMGTTTNNALRKDTEVFVQSQLKAIGINLQPKQVDADTFFGDYKTQGATAAGDWDLNLFAWVATPALSQNKSIYACAPHNSRAQEQQNYTLGCDPAVDKLMNKAVVTTDPSAAIALWNQVDKLLWGDMFTLPLYQKPTVISYSNNYSGISDNASSQGPLWNSETWSVK
- the typA gene encoding translational GTPase TypA, with translation MPTRDDLRNVAIIAHVDHGKTTLVDAMLWQSGAFRDNQAVDDRVLDSMDLEREKGITILAKNTAVRYAVDPSHPVTINILDTPGHADFGGEVERALSMVDGVLLLVDASEGPLPQTRFVLRKALAKRLPVVLVINKVDRPDARIGAVVDETYELFIDLLDESPDASALDFPIVYCEARSGKASRKRPDDGTSPDAENLGELFDVILDTVPAPSYDADAPLQAHVTNLDASPYLGRLALCRVRNGRMRKGQQVAWCRTDGTVSRVKLTEMLMTQALDRVPVDEAGPGDIIAIAGIPDITIGETLADPDDPRPLPVITVDEPSLSMTVGINTSPLSGRSGNKLTARLVTNRLDAELVGNVSIRVLPTERPDTWEVQGRGELQLAVLVEIMRREGFELTVGKPQVVTRTIDGTLHEPVERLTIDVPEDYLGVLTQLLALRKGRLEQMVNHGTGWIRMEYVVPARGLIGFRTEFLTETRGTGLLHHVFERYEPWAGDLRTRPTGSLVADRSGAVTSYALFNLQERGTMFVGPTTEVYEGMIVGENARADDMDVNPTKEKKLTNMRSSTSEELERLIPHRVLSLEQALEFCREDECVEVTPGMVRLRKVVLPAQERAKLRGRRPHAG
- a CDS encoding ABC transporter permease yields the protein MTSTPVTPASTSVGAQPEREFTVKARTQRQMVTRRFFAHKLAVGSLVVFVLMLLAAFIVPFFWKYQYNSITNTLSAAPSWAHPFGTDSLGHDVFAEVLRGTQTSIKVSALAMIVGETTGVLIGAFSGYYRGKLDATLMRAVDVLLTLPLFVFIAVLQKITGGSWWIIALIIGGLGAGLTARLVRSVFLSLREREYVEAARALGATDKRIIMRHLLPNALGPIIVDATLTFALAIITEASLSFLGFGITPPDVSLGTLIQDGVAASQTRPWLFYFPGFVIILLVLTVNFIGDGLRDALDPTQQRVRA